From Haemorhous mexicanus isolate bHaeMex1 chromosome 1, bHaeMex1.pri, whole genome shotgun sequence, one genomic window encodes:
- the LOC132326444 gene encoding uncharacterized protein LOC132326444 isoform X3: MGQEKYEVKRTTKTPQTICRTLQVLTDSTVVEYKVLNLTGQAFSSRRPSQVFWDSSFIKVEDEVQSVAVNAVHELSTEKQLVTDITNKENVMEAMKKPKVYESSEALQQRYATDGMMSRNSFANICDAQFQCFYEYLGNTPWQVITPLTDRLST; the protein is encoded by the exons ATGGGACAAGAGAAATATGAAGtaaaaagaacaacaaagaCTCCCCAGACTATTTGCAGGACACTACAGGTACTCACAGACAGCACAGTGGTTGAATACAAAGTCTTGAACCTAACAG GTCAGGCTTTCAGTAGCAGAAGACCTTCTCAGGTCTTCTGGGACTCCAGTTTCATAAAGGTAGAAGATGAAGTCCAAAGTGTAGCTGTCAATGCTGTGCATGAGTTGAGTACTGAAAAG CAGTTGGTGACTGACataacaaataaagaaaatgtgatGGAAGCTATGAAAAAGCCAAAGGTGTATGAAAGCTCTgaagctctgcagcagag GTATGCCACAGATGGGATGATGTCCAGAAACAGTTTTGCCAACATTTGTGATGCTCAGTTTCAGTGCTTTTATGAGTACTTGGGAAATACCCCTTGGCAAGTTATTACACCTTTGACTGACAG GCTCTCCACCTAG
- the LOC132326444 gene encoding uncharacterized protein LOC132326444 isoform X5 — translation MGQEKYEVKRTTKTPQTICRTLQVLTDSTVVEYKVLNLTGQAFSSRRPSQVFWDSSFIKVEDEVQSVAVNAVHELSTEKMQAILKSKYVQLVTDITNKENVMEAMKKPKVYESSEALQQRLST, via the exons ATGGGACAAGAGAAATATGAAGtaaaaagaacaacaaagaCTCCCCAGACTATTTGCAGGACACTACAGGTACTCACAGACAGCACAGTGGTTGAATACAAAGTCTTGAACCTAACAG GTCAGGCTTTCAGTAGCAGAAGACCTTCTCAGGTCTTCTGGGACTCCAGTTTCATAAAGGTAGAAGATGAAGTCCAAAGTGTAGCTGTCAATGCTGTGCATGAGTTGAGTACTGAAAAG ATGCAAGCGATTCTGAAAAGTAAATATGTG CAGTTGGTGACTGACataacaaataaagaaaatgtgatGGAAGCTATGAAAAAGCCAAAGGTGTATGAAAGCTCTgaagctctgcagcagag GCTCTCCACCTAG
- the LOC132326444 gene encoding dynein beta chain, ciliary-like isoform X2, with protein sequence MGQEKYEVKRTTKTPQTICRTLQVLTDSTVVEYKVLNLTGQAFSSRRPSQVFWDSSFIKVEDEVQSVAVNAVHELSTEKMQAILKSKYVLVTDITNKENVMEAMKKPKVYESSEALQQRYATDGMMSRNSFANICDAQFQCFYEYLGNTPWQVITPLTDRLST encoded by the exons ATGGGACAAGAGAAATATGAAGtaaaaagaacaacaaagaCTCCCCAGACTATTTGCAGGACACTACAGGTACTCACAGACAGCACAGTGGTTGAATACAAAGTCTTGAACCTAACAG GTCAGGCTTTCAGTAGCAGAAGACCTTCTCAGGTCTTCTGGGACTCCAGTTTCATAAAGGTAGAAGATGAAGTCCAAAGTGTAGCTGTCAATGCTGTGCATGAGTTGAGTACTGAAAAG ATGCAAGCGATTCTGAAAAGTAAATATGTG TTGGTGACTGACataacaaataaagaaaatgtgatGGAAGCTATGAAAAAGCCAAAGGTGTATGAAAGCTCTgaagctctgcagcagag GTATGCCACAGATGGGATGATGTCCAGAAACAGTTTTGCCAACATTTGTGATGCTCAGTTTCAGTGCTTTTATGAGTACTTGGGAAATACCCCTTGGCAAGTTATTACACCTTTGACTGACAG GCTCTCCACCTAG
- the LOC132326444 gene encoding dynein axonemal heavy chain 17-like isoform X4, which yields MGQEKYEVKRTTKTPQTICRTLQVLTDSTVVEYKVLNLTGQAFSSRRPSQVFWDSSFIKVEDEVQSVAVNAVHELSTEKLVTDITNKENVMEAMKKPKVYESSEALQQRYATDGMMSRNSFANICDAQFQCFYEYLGNTPWQVITPLTDRLST from the exons ATGGGACAAGAGAAATATGAAGtaaaaagaacaacaaagaCTCCCCAGACTATTTGCAGGACACTACAGGTACTCACAGACAGCACAGTGGTTGAATACAAAGTCTTGAACCTAACAG GTCAGGCTTTCAGTAGCAGAAGACCTTCTCAGGTCTTCTGGGACTCCAGTTTCATAAAGGTAGAAGATGAAGTCCAAAGTGTAGCTGTCAATGCTGTGCATGAGTTGAGTACTGAAAAG TTGGTGACTGACataacaaataaagaaaatgtgatGGAAGCTATGAAAAAGCCAAAGGTGTATGAAAGCTCTgaagctctgcagcagag GTATGCCACAGATGGGATGATGTCCAGAAACAGTTTTGCCAACATTTGTGATGCTCAGTTTCAGTGCTTTTATGAGTACTTGGGAAATACCCCTTGGCAAGTTATTACACCTTTGACTGACAG GCTCTCCACCTAG
- the LOC132326444 gene encoding dynein beta chain, ciliary-like isoform X1 — protein MGQEKYEVKRTTKTPQTICRTLQVLTDSTVVEYKVLNLTGQAFSSRRPSQVFWDSSFIKVEDEVQSVAVNAVHELSTEKMQAILKSKYVQLVTDITNKENVMEAMKKPKVYESSEALQQRYATDGMMSRNSFANICDAQFQCFYEYLGNTPWQVITPLTDRLST, from the exons ATGGGACAAGAGAAATATGAAGtaaaaagaacaacaaagaCTCCCCAGACTATTTGCAGGACACTACAGGTACTCACAGACAGCACAGTGGTTGAATACAAAGTCTTGAACCTAACAG GTCAGGCTTTCAGTAGCAGAAGACCTTCTCAGGTCTTCTGGGACTCCAGTTTCATAAAGGTAGAAGATGAAGTCCAAAGTGTAGCTGTCAATGCTGTGCATGAGTTGAGTACTGAAAAG ATGCAAGCGATTCTGAAAAGTAAATATGTG CAGTTGGTGACTGACataacaaataaagaaaatgtgatGGAAGCTATGAAAAAGCCAAAGGTGTATGAAAGCTCTgaagctctgcagcagag GTATGCCACAGATGGGATGATGTCCAGAAACAGTTTTGCCAACATTTGTGATGCTCAGTTTCAGTGCTTTTATGAGTACTTGGGAAATACCCCTTGGCAAGTTATTACACCTTTGACTGACAG GCTCTCCACCTAG
- the LOC132326444 gene encoding uncharacterized protein LOC132326444 isoform X6 — translation MGQEKYEVKRTTKTPQTICRTLQVLTDSTVVEYKVLNLTGQAFSSRRPSQVFWDSSFIKVEDEVQSVAVNAVHELSTEKMQAILKSKYVLVTDITNKENVMEAMKKPKVYESSEALQQRLST, via the exons ATGGGACAAGAGAAATATGAAGtaaaaagaacaacaaagaCTCCCCAGACTATTTGCAGGACACTACAGGTACTCACAGACAGCACAGTGGTTGAATACAAAGTCTTGAACCTAACAG GTCAGGCTTTCAGTAGCAGAAGACCTTCTCAGGTCTTCTGGGACTCCAGTTTCATAAAGGTAGAAGATGAAGTCCAAAGTGTAGCTGTCAATGCTGTGCATGAGTTGAGTACTGAAAAG ATGCAAGCGATTCTGAAAAGTAAATATGTG TTGGTGACTGACataacaaataaagaaaatgtgatGGAAGCTATGAAAAAGCCAAAGGTGTATGAAAGCTCTgaagctctgcagcagag GCTCTCCACCTAG
- the LOC132323172 gene encoding LOW QUALITY PROTEIN: dynein axonemal heavy chain 11-like (The sequence of the model RefSeq protein was modified relative to this genomic sequence to represent the inferred CDS: inserted 2 bases in 1 codon; deleted 1 base in 1 codon) gives MEDLGCALGMMVKIFNFSEYMDDKSRIFITTIPGCAGQTELHENLRTCAMVVPDIELVSEMMLAAEGFIDACLLARKFITFYPLCRELLPEQGCYDWGLHAIKSVLVIXLKQGDKNRPEDHVLICILRDFNLHKIVTDDIPIFTGVLSDLFPSLDVLKMGNLQSEQMVKQSTLELHLQPEENFILKDVQLEEQPSVCHSVFVGGIAGNGKGKVPACLCSMFSISPCKETATALA, from the exons ATGGAAGATTTAGGCTGTGCCCTTGGTATGATGGTGAAAATTTTCAACTTTTCAGAATACATGGATGACAAG AGTAGAATATTTATTACTACAATCCCTGGATGTGCAGGTCAGACAGAGCTACATGAGAACCTCAG AACCTGTGCCATGGTTGTCCCTGACATTGAACTGGTCTCTGAAATGATGTTGGCTGCTGAAGGGTTTATTGATGCCTGTCTGTTAGCCAGGAAGTTCATCACCTTCTACcctctctgcagggagctgctccctgaaCAG GGCTGTTATGACTGGGGACTTCATGCTATCAAGTCAGTTTTGGTAAT TCTGAAGCAAGGAGATAAGAACAGACCTGAGGA CCATGTGCTTATTTGCATCTTAAGAGACTTCAATTTGCATAAAATAGTGACAGATGATATCCCAATTTTCACAGGCGTGCTCAGTGACCTGTTTCCGTCTCTGGATGTTCTGAAGATGGGGAACCTACAGTCTGAGCAGATGGTTAAACAATCTACCCTGGAGCtccacttgcag ccagaagaGAACTTTATTCTCAAA GATgttcagctggaggagcagccatCAGTGTGTCACTCTGTGTTTGTGGGTGGAATTGCAGGGAATGGGAAGGGTAAGGTACCTGCCTGCCTATGCAGCATGTTTTCCATCTCACCTTGTAAAGAAACTGCCACGGCTCTTGcataa